The Longimicrobiales bacterium genome contains the following window.
GCAGGTGAAGCTCGGTTATGGCTCGCGAAGGTTCGTCTCGTGCGGGCTAGGGATCTCGCGGAGCTGGCCGCGGTCAGGGGCCTCTTACTTCCCGCAGGGGAACAGCCCGCGGTCGAAGAACTCGTTGAGCTCATCGACGAGGTTGACCGGCTGGCGGCGCTCGGGCTCGAAGAATCTCTGGGCTGGTTCGCCGCCGGCGAGATCGCCCGAGACGACCTCCAAGCTCCGATCCTCTCGCGAGGACTGTTCCTGGCCTACGCCGACGCGGACCCGCGCGAGCCTTGGGCGGCGAAGGCACTCTTGGCTGCTATCGACGTGTCTCCTGGAGAGGGTGACCGAGCCTGGCTGCGGGGGCGGCTGGAGGTGCACCGCGAGAGTCCTTACGTTCTGGCCGCCCGGGGCTCTGCCGCCCCAGGGTTCGAGGCCCTAGAAGAGGATTTGGCGCTGCTCCTACAAGAGGTGAGGAACCGATGAGGCTGGAGACTGACGTTCTAGGCGTGCGGTTCCAGAATCCTGTACTCCTTGCCGCAGGTACCTGTGGCTTCGGGATGGAGTTGCAGGACGTCATCGATCTCGAGGCGTTGGGTGGTTTCGTCACGAAATCCGTCACCATGGAACCGCGCACTGGAAACCCCGCCCCGCGTGTGACCGAGTTCGGCGGCGGTATGCTTAACTCCATTGGACTCGCGAACCCAGGACTCGAGGGGACCAAACGAGATAAGCTGCCCTGGATCCGCGACAACATCCGCCGGGCACAGGTCTTGGTAAGCATCGCCGGTCACACGACAGAGGAGTACTTCCGTCTTATAGAGGGGTTGGACGGGGAGGACGGATTCCTCGGTTTTGAGGTCAACCTGTCATGTCCGAACGACGCGAAGAGGGGCGGCGCGCCCTTCGCGCTCGATCCAGAGGCTGTTTCGGAAATCCTCAGCGGATGTCGGGCCCGTACGGAGCGGCCCGTCGTTGCCAAACTCGCACCGAACGATCCCGATCTTGGGAATACGGTTCGGGTCGCGACGGAAGCCGGTGCGGACGCGTTGACCCTAGTGAACACCGTTCCTGGAATCCTCCTTCATGCGAGGGATGGCACACCGGAGTTAGGTGCGGGGCAGGGAGGGATGAGTGGCCCGGCGCTGAGACCCGTTGGGCTGAGGGCTGTAGGCATAGCTTCAGCGGCAACGGTGCTGCCCATCGTCGGTGTGGGCGGAGTGTTCGCTCCGACCGATGCTGTGGCGTACGCCCGAGCAGGGGCTTCGTTAGTCGAAATAGGCACTGCCTCATTCGCCGCTCCACGCGCTGCGGAGAAGGTCGTGCGCGGACTGAGTAGGTGGGGGCGCCCTTCAGATCGATGGGACGACCTGCGCGCACCACCGAAATGAGCCATCCTATAGGTACGAACCACGAATTTTCATGGGAGAGGGAGGGCGTGTGGCTGAGGTAATCGTCCCACTGGACTTTGCGTCGGCTGACGAGGCCCTCGCCATGGTCGACGTGCTCGGCGAGGCGGGGACCTTCTACAAGGTGGGCCTAGAGCTCTACACACGAGCGGGCCCGGCCGTGGTCACGGAGCTCACGGAACGTGGGAAGCGGGTCTTCTTGGACCTTAAGCTCCACGACATTCCCAACACCGTTGCGGGGGGCGTGCGCGCGGCATCCGAACTCGGGGTTGATCTGCTCACCGTGCACGCCGCGGGGGGCACCGCGATGCTTGACGCTGCTCGGGAGGCGGCTGCAGGGCGAATCAAGATC
Protein-coding sequences here:
- a CDS encoding dihydroorotate dehydrogenase, with the translated sequence MRLETDVLGVRFQNPVLLAAGTCGFGMELQDVIDLEALGGFVTKSVTMEPRTGNPAPRVTEFGGGMLNSIGLANPGLEGTKRDKLPWIRDNIRRAQVLVSIAGHTTEEYFRLIEGLDGEDGFLGFEVNLSCPNDAKRGGAPFALDPEAVSEILSGCRARTERPVVAKLAPNDPDLGNTVRVATEAGADALTLVNTVPGILLHARDGTPELGAGQGGMSGPALRPVGLRAVGIASAATVLPIVGVGGVFAPTDAVAYARAGASLVEIGTASFAAPRAAEKVVRGLSRWGRPSDRWDDLRAPPK